A single region of the Cucumis melo cultivar AY chromosome 3, USDA_Cmelo_AY_1.0, whole genome shotgun sequence genome encodes:
- the LOC103488330 gene encoding hydroxyproline O-arabinosyltransferase 1 has translation MGCGNLFFLVLVTFSVALITYNIILSANAPLKQELPGPSRSSSSITVDPVIKMPLDRSETSSSKRLFHTAVTASDSVYNTWQCRIMYYWFKKFKDGPNSEMGGFTRILHSGKPDKYMDEIPTFVAQPLPAGMDRGYIVLNRPWAFVQWLQQADIKEDYILMSEPDHIIVKPIPNLSKDGLGAAFPFFYIEPKKYESQLRKFFPEDKGPITNIDPIGNSPVIVGKESLKKIAPTWMNVSLAMKKDPDTDKAFGWVLEMYAYAVASALHGVGNILYKDFMIQPPWDTEVGKKFIIHYTYGCDYDMKGKLTYGKIGEWRFDKRSYDNVVPPRNLPLPPPGVPESVVTLVKMVNEATANIPNWGS, from the exons ATGGGTTGTGGGAATTTGTTCTTCTTGGTTCTGGTAACCTTCTCGGTAGCTCTAATTACTTACAACATTATCCTCTCTGCTAATGCCCCTCTCAAGCAAGAACTTCCTGGTCCATCaagatcttcatcttcaattaCCGTGGACCCCGTGATTAAGATGCCCCTGGATAGATCAGaaacttcttcttccaaacgaCTCTTCCATACGGCAGTTACTGCGTCGGATTCGGTGTACAACACTTGGCAGTGTCGGATCATGTACTACTGGTTCAAGAAGTTCAAGGACGGACCTAATTCTGAAATGGGTGGCTTCACCAGGATCTTGCATTCGGGGAAGCCCGACAAGTATATGGACGAGATCCCCACCTTCGTTGCTCAGCCTCTGCCGGCGGGAATGGATCGG GGCTACATTGTCCTCAACAGACCGTGGGCATTTGTGCAATGGCTTCAACAAGCGGACATCAAGGAAGA TTATATACTCATGTCAGAGCCGGATCATATTATTGTCAAGCCTATACCAAATTTGTCTAAGGATGGGCTTGGGGCAGCGTTTCCATTCTTTTACATCGAACCCAAGAAATACGAGAGTCAATTACGGAAGTTCTTTCCTGAGGACAAGGGTCCTATTACCAACATTGATCCAATAGGGAATTCACCTGTTATTGTTGGAAAG GAGTCTCTCAAGAAAATTGCTCCCACTTGGATGAATGTTTCTTTGGCAATGAAAAAGGATCCTGATACAGATAAGGCTTTTGGTTGGGTTCTTGAAAT GTATGCTTATGCTGTCGCTTCTGCTCTACATGGTGTTGGTAACATCTTGTATAAGGACTTTATGATTCAG CCCCCATGGGATACAGAAGTGGGCAAGAAGTTCATAATCCATTATACTTATGGTTGTGACTACGATATGAAG GGAAAACTGACTTACGGTAAGATTGGAGAATGGAGGTTTGATAAAAGATCATATGATAATGTTGTTCCTCCTAGAAACCTTCCCCTGCCACCACCCGGCGTCCCTGAAAGCGTG GTAACACTTGTGAAAATGGTTAATGAAGCCACAGCAAACATTCCTAACTGGGGATCTTAA
- the LOC103488327 gene encoding uncharacterized protein LOC103488327 — MKKETSGPVLRPFPAGGRFQSQFSSPGTSPFAASTNFGFSSGSSTFLQNHDDHHHNHHRSASPTRVNISSTPLSRSVRFSIGHRSGSPKLSNRNSPVSLPKKPCMCSPTTHPGSFRCSLHKKSGSGIHQHQASSSAYSSTGLNMRRSAMTNSLVRIGGVEGDWVKRALTALIRPSSHQLRRRANFRPQPSRLSVMSKAE, encoded by the coding sequence ATGAAGAAGGAAACAAGCGGCCCAGTTCTCCGGCCATTCCCCGCCGGCGGTCGATTTCAATCTCAATTCTCTTCTCCTGGGACTTCTCCGTTCGCTGCTTCAACGAACTTCGGCTTCTCTTCCGGATCCTCAACCTTTCTCCAAAACCACGATGATCATCATCATAACCACCATCGATCCGCTTCTCCCACTCGTGTCAACATTTCTTCCACTCCCCTGTCTCGCTCTGTTCGATTTTCCATTGGTCACCGATCCGGCTCGCCCAAACTTTCCAACCGGAACTCGCCGGTTTCTCTACCGAAAAAGCCGTGCATGTGTTCGCCGACGACTCACCCCGGTTCCTTCCGGTGCAGTCTACATAAAAAGTCGGGAAGTGGCATTCACCAGCATCAGGCGTCGTCGTCGGCGTATTCATCGACCGGTTTGAACATGAGGCGGTCTGCGATGACGAACTCACTGGTGAGAATCGGTGGGGTTGAAGGAGACTGGGTTAAGCGAGCGTTGACTGCTTTGATTCGACCCTCTTCACACCAGTTGAGAAGAAGAGCCAATTTTCGGCCGCAGCCCAGCCGGCTTTCGGTCATGTCGAAGGCTGAGTGA
- the LOC103488329 gene encoding flotillin-like protein 4, which produces MYKVASASEYLAITGVGIDDIKLAKKAWVLPGQSCTIFDISPVNYTFEVQAMSAEKLPFILPAVFTIGPRSDDIESLLKYAKLISPHDKLSNHVKELVQGVIEGETRVLAASMTMEEIFRGTKEFKQEVFGKVQLELDQFGLLIYNANVKQLVDVRGHEYFSYLGQKTQQEAANQAKIDVAEARMKGEIGAKSREGQTLQNAAKIDAETKIIATQRQGQGKKEEIKVKAEVKVFENEREAEVAEANAELAKKKAAWTRAAQVAEVEAAKAVALREAQLQKEVEMMNAMTMTEKLKAEFLSKASVEYETKVQEANWELYNKQKKAEAVLFEKEREAEAQKALADAGFYARQQVADGELYAKKKEAEGLVALAEAQAFYLRSLLEALGGNYSALRDYLMINGGLFQEVAKINADAIKGLQPKISVWTNGNGGQGLEGGSGAGSIAMKEVAGVYKMLPPLFQTVHEQTGMLPPPWMGSLGDSSQN; this is translated from the exons ATGTATAAAGTAGCGAGCGCATCGGAATACCTTGCCATTACCGGTGTCGGAATCGACGATATCAAACTCGCTAAGAAGGCATGGGTTCTCCCCGGCCAATCCTGCACCATCTTCGACATCTCTCCCGTCAACTACACCTTCGAAGTCCAAGCCATGAGCGCCGAAAAACTTCCTTTCATTCTCCCCGCCGTCTTCACCATCGGCCCTCGCTCTGACGACATCGAGTCTCTCCTTAAGTACGCCAAGCTTATTTCCCCGCACGATAAGCTCTCCAACCATGTCAAGGAGCTCGTCCAGGGCGTCATCGAGGGGGAGACTCGTGTCCTTGCAGCCTCCATGACCATGGAAGAGATTTTCAGAGGTACCAAAGAGTTTAAACAGGAAGTTTTCGGGAAGGTCCAGTTGGAGCTCGATCAATTCGGGCTTTTGATTTACAATGCTAATGTTAAACAGTTGGTGGACGTTCGTGGGCATGAGTATTTTTCGTATTTAGGGCAGAAGACGCAACAGGAAGCTGCGAATCAGGCGAAGATTGATGTGGCGGAGGCGAGGATGAAGGGGGAGATTGGGGCTAAATCCAGAGAAGGACAAACCCTTCAGAATGCTGCTAAGATCGATGCTGAAACTAAGATTATAGCCACACAGAGGCAAGGGCAGGGGAAGAAGGAGGAGATTAAAGTCAAGGCGGAGGTTAAGGTGTTCGAGAATGAGAGAGAGGCGGAAGTGGCGGAGGCTAACGCCGAACTCGCTAAGAAGAAGGCCGCCTGGACTAGAGCTGCCCAAGTGGCGGAAGTGGAAGCCGCAAAAGCCGTCGCACTCCGAGAGGCGCAGTTGCAGAAGGAAGTGGAGATGATGAATGCAATGACCATGACGGAGAAATTGAAGGCTGAATTTCTCAGCAAAGCCAGCGTTGAGTATGAAACTAAG GTACAAGAAGCAAATTGGGAGTTGTACAACAAGCAAAAGAAAGCGGAAGCTGTTCTGTTCGAGAAGGAGAGGGAAGCTGAAGCACAGAAGGCACTAGCCGACGCCGGGTTTTATGCTCGTCAACAAGTCGCCGACGGAGAGCTCTACGCCAAAAAGAAAGAAGCGGAAGGATTGGTGGCACTGGCGGAAGCTCAAGCTTTTTACCTCCGTTCACTTCTCGAAGCATTGGGCGGCAATTACTCCGCTCTTAGAGATTACCTAATGATCAACGGAGGCCTATTCCAAGAAGTTGCTAAAATCAATGCCGATGCCATTAAAGGGCTTCAGCCTAAGATTAGTGTCTGGACTAATGGGAATGGCGGGCAGGGTCTGGAAGGAGGCAGCGGAGCTGGGAGTATAGCAATGAAAGAGGTGGCCGGAGTTTATAAAATGTTGCCGCCGCTGTTTCAGACGGTTCATGAGCAAACTGGAATGCTACCTCCGCCATGGATGGGAAGCTTGGGTGATTCTTCTCAGAATTGA
- the LOC103488328 gene encoding 40S ribosomal protein S11: MAEQTEKAFLKQPKVFLSSKKSGKGKRPGKGGNRFWKSIGLGFKTPRDAIEGTYIDKKCPFTGTVSIRGRILAGTCHSAKMVRTIIVRRNYLHYVKKYQRYEKRHSNIPAHIAPCFRVKEGDHVIIGQCRPLSKTVRFNVLKVIPAGSSTGGKKAFAGI, encoded by the exons ATGGCGGAACAG ACGGAGAAGGCTTTCCTGAAGCAGCCCAAGGTGTTCCTTAG CTCGAAGAAATCGGGCAAAGGAAAGAGGCCAGGAAAAGGAGGAAATCGGTTCTGGAAGAGCATTGGTTTGGGGTTCAAAACTCCTAGAGATGCAATTGAAG GAACCTACATTGATAAGAAGTGTCCATTCACTGGCACTGTTTCTATTAGGGGGCGTATTCTTGCTGGTACCTGCCACAGTGCTAAGATGGTCAGAACTATCATTGTTAGACGTAATTATCTTCACTATGTGAAGAAATATCAAAG GTACGAAAAGAGACACTCTAACATCCCAGCACACATAGCTCCTTGCTTTAGAGTTAAAGAGGGAGACCATGTCATCATTGGCCAGTGCAG GCCCTTGTCAAAGACCGTGAGGTTTAATGTATTGAAAGTGATTCCTGCTGGATCATCCACAGGTGGAAAGAAGGCTTTCGCAGGGATTTAA